One window of Gloeothece citriformis PCC 7424 genomic DNA carries:
- a CDS encoding M20 family metallopeptidase: MIPLSTAHHLREYLYSRREEMIELLQQLVLIESPSVVPHTQEQVFRILQQAYQRRGYRVRRIQGHTTGGQFLAIPKEHQKHQPIQLLLGHSDTVWPLGSLEKMPLSMRQGKLYGPGSYDMKAGLVFMVFAIEALTAKDLNPKVAPIVFINSDEEIGSFESQHYIKRLAQKVDRAFVLEPSFGREGKLKTRRKGLGEYIIHIKGKASHAGLAPEKGVSAILELSYLVQKLFALNDPQKGITVNVGTIDGGIRPNVVAPESKAVVDVRVLTSEDAQYTDNLIRQLEPTLAGIEMVIEGGFDRPPMEKTPGNEKLWQLAQQAGWELGLDIDEATAGGGSDGNFTSLYTPTLDGMGAIGDEAHAPGEFIYLDSIIDRTALLSRLLLEPPLNLSHT; encoded by the coding sequence ATGATCCCGTTATCCACAGCGCACCACCTTCGAGAATATCTCTACAGTCGTCGGGAAGAGATGATAGAACTCTTGCAACAATTGGTGCTGATAGAGTCTCCGTCTGTTGTTCCCCACACACAAGAGCAAGTGTTTAGGATATTACAACAAGCTTATCAACGTCGAGGCTATCGGGTGCGACGGATTCAGGGACACACCACAGGAGGACAATTTTTAGCCATACCCAAGGAACACCAAAAACATCAACCGATACAATTATTACTCGGTCATTCTGACACGGTTTGGCCTCTAGGAAGCCTAGAAAAAATGCCCCTATCGATGCGTCAAGGGAAATTGTATGGGCCGGGATCTTATGATATGAAAGCCGGATTGGTATTTATGGTTTTTGCGATCGAAGCTTTAACGGCCAAGGATTTAAACCCCAAAGTTGCGCCGATAGTGTTTATCAATTCCGATGAAGAAATTGGCTCTTTTGAATCCCAACATTATATTAAACGTCTAGCGCAAAAAGTCGATCGCGCCTTTGTTTTAGAACCGTCTTTTGGGAGAGAGGGAAAATTAAAAACTCGACGCAAAGGACTAGGAGAATATATCATTCACATCAAAGGAAAAGCCTCTCATGCCGGATTGGCCCCGGAAAAAGGAGTGAGTGCCATCCTAGAATTATCCTATCTGGTGCAAAAATTATTTGCCCTCAATGACCCCCAAAAAGGCATTACTGTTAACGTCGGGACAATAGACGGAGGAATTCGACCTAATGTCGTTGCGCCAGAAAGTAAAGCCGTTGTCGATGTGCGAGTTTTAACCTCAGAAGACGCACAATACACAGACAACCTCATCCGTCAGCTAGAACCCACCTTAGCGGGGATTGAAATGGTCATAGAAGGAGGATTTGACCGGCCACCGATGGAAAAAACCCCCGGTAACGAGAAACTCTGGCAACTCGCACAACAAGCCGGCTGGGAACTTGGGTTAGACATAGATGAAGCCACAGCCGGAGGGGGTTCTGATGGGAATTTTACCAGTCTTTACACCCCCACATTAGATGGAATGGGAGCAATAGGAGATGAAGCTCACGCACCCGGAGAATTCATCTATTTAGACTCAATAATAGACAGAACCGCCTTATTATCCCGCTTATTACTAGAACCCCCTTTAAACCTGTCACACACTTAA
- a CDS encoding flavin reductase has protein sequence MSQSNPQELLHLDLEHPIWERFFSVAPLVIVGTKEAEGGYDLAPKHLAMPLGWDNYFGFICTPRHRTYQNIQREQVFTVSFPTPEQIIYTSLTAAPRCDNDQKLSLEVIPVEKALRIEGIFLKDAYLVLECELDRIIDHFGENSLIAGKIVAAHLQKQALREPDIDDHDIIDQLPLLAYLSPGRFATIKHTQGFPFHQGFKR, from the coding sequence ATGTCTCAATCTAATCCTCAAGAATTGCTCCACCTCGATCTTGAACACCCGATTTGGGAGAGGTTTTTCTCTGTAGCTCCCTTAGTCATTGTGGGGACAAAAGAAGCAGAGGGAGGGTATGATTTAGCACCGAAACATCTGGCTATGCCTTTAGGGTGGGATAATTATTTTGGCTTTATCTGTACACCCCGTCATCGAACTTACCAAAATATTCAACGAGAACAAGTTTTTACGGTGAGTTTTCCCACGCCAGAGCAAATTATCTATACCAGTTTAACCGCCGCCCCTCGCTGTGACAATGATCAGAAACTTTCTTTAGAGGTTATTCCCGTAGAAAAAGCATTGAGAATAGAGGGAATTTTCCTCAAAGATGCCTACCTGGTTTTAGAATGCGAATTAGACCGTATTATTGATCACTTTGGGGAAAATAGCTTAATTGCTGGCAAAATAGTCGCTGCACATCTGCAAAAACAAGCGCTTAGAGAACCCGATATCGACGATCACGATATTATTGATCAACTTCCCCTATTAGCTTATCTATCCCCCGGACGTTTTGCCACTATTAAACACACTCAAGGGTTTCCATTTCATCAGGGGTTTAAACGATGA
- a CDS encoding o-succinylbenzoate synthase — protein MIYSFNYHPYKRHFRKPLNTSHGLWRIREGIIISLKDDRGKIGWGEIAPIPWFGSETLEQGLNLCHKLGEKVTKEDIDQISDRLPACQFGFESALESLLSWEQNSRSFFNERKMKYSYLLPAGKEVLAAWEKISQQYPLPITLKWKIGVYPLDVEIEIFRQLSQVLPSEVKLRLDANGGLKLSQIQHWLDITDKMGNVEFIEQPLPPQELEIMLGLNQNYMTPLALDESVATLKQLEDAYHRGWKGIYVIKAAIAGSPRRLRQFILQNPIDAVFSSVLETKIGRESAIKLAKELSNPERALGFGVNHWFIEEKEE, from the coding sequence ATGATCTACTCATTTAACTATCATCCCTATAAACGTCATTTTCGGAAACCTCTCAACACCAGTCACGGACTCTGGAGAATACGAGAAGGAATTATTATATCTCTAAAAGACGATCGCGGTAAGATCGGATGGGGAGAAATAGCACCTATTCCCTGGTTTGGTTCAGAAACTTTAGAACAAGGATTAAATTTATGTCACAAGTTAGGGGAAAAAGTCACCAAAGAAGATATTGATCAGATTAGCGATCGCTTGCCGGCTTGTCAATTTGGGTTTGAGTCAGCATTAGAAAGTCTCCTCAGTTGGGAGCAAAACTCTAGATCTTTCTTCAATGAAAGAAAAATGAAATATAGTTATTTATTACCAGCAGGGAAAGAAGTATTAGCAGCATGGGAGAAGATTTCTCAGCAATACCCATTACCCATCACCCTAAAATGGAAAATCGGGGTTTATCCTTTAGATGTAGAAATAGAAATTTTTAGACAATTATCACAAGTCTTACCCTCTGAGGTAAAACTCCGTTTAGATGCTAATGGGGGTTTAAAATTATCCCAAATACAACATTGGTTAGACATAACTGATAAAATGGGCAATGTAGAATTTATTGAGCAACCTTTACCCCCTCAAGAATTAGAGATAATGTTAGGGTTAAATCAAAACTATATGACCCCCTTAGCATTAGATGAGTCAGTAGCAACCCTTAAACAGTTAGAAGACGCTTATCATAGAGGATGGAAAGGTATTTACGTGATCAAAGCGGCGATCGCCGGTTCTCCTCGTCGTCTGCGTCAATTTATCTTACAAAACCCCATAGATGCTGTTTTTTCCTCAGTGTTGGAAACTAAAATAGGAAGAGAATCAGCAATAAAATTAGCCAAGGAATTATCTAATCCGGAGCGTGCCCTAGGATTTGGGGTAAATCATTGGTTTATTGAGGAAAAAGAGGAGTGA
- a CDS encoding 2-succinylbenzoate--CoA ligase translates to MINLSGEQILTHLKQRCQDHWLIGYDNEQLYHLTQTYYQEIQTKQPANIFLIEENPIQFIPIFLAASAANCPIFLCNPDWQQTEWEQILNIVQPDLIPSINQPKPIPIHPRSSAFICGQKFPKTIMIPTGGSSGKIRFTIHTWETLTASVRGFYQYFTVPEINSFCILPLYHVSGLMQILRSFLTGGKCKILSYHSLKQQINKLSITEINPKDYFISLVPTQLQFLLQNNPQWLSQFSTVLTGGAPAWPSLLQQARQDKIRLAPTYGMTETASQVVTLKPEDFLQGNNSSGQVLPHAKITLSEGKRGAITIGSDSLFLGYYPNKLPMNQVFETDDIGEFDSQNYLSILGRNSQKIITGGEKVYPSEIEAAILETQLVQDVAVFGLADSHWGEMVTAIYVANDPEISLEIIKNSLKTKISPYKIPKKWIAVKGLPRNSQGKINYQQLPSLIN, encoded by the coding sequence GTGATTAATCTATCTGGAGAACAAATTTTAACCCATCTTAAACAGCGATGTCAGGATCACTGGTTAATAGGATATGATAATGAGCAACTTTATCATCTTACCCAAACCTACTATCAAGAAATTCAAACTAAACAACCCGCAAACATATTTTTAATCGAAGAAAACCCCATTCAATTCATCCCTATATTTCTAGCCGCTAGTGCAGCAAACTGTCCAATTTTCCTCTGTAATCCCGACTGGCAACAAACCGAATGGGAACAAATCTTAAACATCGTTCAACCCGATCTAATCCCCTCTATCAACCAACCCAAACCCATCCCTATTCATCCGCGTTCATCCGCGTTCATCTGCGGACAAAAATTCCCAAAAACGATCATGATTCCCACCGGCGGATCATCCGGTAAAATCCGTTTTACCATCCATACCTGGGAAACTCTAACCGCCTCAGTCAGAGGATTTTATCAATACTTTACCGTTCCAGAAATCAACTCATTTTGTATCTTACCCTTATATCATGTCAGTGGACTAATGCAAATTTTGCGGTCTTTTTTAACCGGCGGAAAATGCAAAATTTTATCTTATCATTCCCTCAAACAACAAATTAATAAACTCTCAATCACTGAAATTAATCCCAAAGACTATTTTATCTCGTTAGTCCCCACTCAATTACAATTTTTATTACAAAATAACCCGCAATGGTTATCCCAATTTTCAACCGTACTGACAGGAGGTGCGCCGGCTTGGCCATCTTTACTCCAACAAGCCAGACAAGATAAAATTAGATTAGCGCCGACCTATGGCATGACAGAAACCGCCTCACAAGTAGTCACCTTAAAACCCGAAGACTTTCTTCAAGGAAATAATAGCAGTGGACAAGTTTTACCCCATGCTAAAATCACGTTATCTGAAGGAAAACGAGGAGCGATCACTATTGGATCTGACTCTTTATTTTTAGGATATTATCCCAATAAATTACCCATGAATCAAGTTTTCGAGACAGATGATATAGGGGAATTTGACAGCCAAAATTATTTATCTATTCTAGGAAGAAATAGTCAAAAAATTATTACTGGAGGAGAAAAAGTTTATCCTTCTGAGATAGAAGCGGCCATTTTAGAAACCCAGTTAGTTCAAGATGTAGCGGTTTTCGGATTAGCGGATTCTCATTGGGGAGAAATGGTGACTGCCATTTATGTGGCCAATGACCCAGAAATATCCTTAGAAATCATTAAAAATTCTCTAAAAACTAAAATTAGTCCTTATAAAATCCCTAAAAAATGGATAGCTGTAAAAGGTTTACCGCGCAATTCTCAAGGAAAAATAAATTATCAACAATTGCCATCATTAATTAATTAA
- the nblR gene encoding response regulator transcription factor NblR, producing the protein MITPCILLVQTDEVFNQQASLDLKEAGYHPVIVPDLKTARSEYEVLQPAMIVLDRKRTGEAGVKFCRQLRQSGSRVYILMLVEQETVEERVACLEAGADDYLLNSNQLDPLRERVHFYLQPTPTVKEQLRFAEMVLDLSTRRLLINDKEIDLTMKEFELLKYLMSHPREVLTREQILENVWGFDFRGESNVIEVYVRYLRLKMENEGQKRLIHTVRGVGYVLRET; encoded by the coding sequence ATGATAACGCCTTGTATATTATTAGTCCAAACCGATGAAGTTTTTAATCAACAAGCTAGCTTAGATTTAAAAGAAGCTGGATATCATCCTGTTATCGTTCCAGATCTTAAAACCGCTCGTTCAGAATATGAAGTTTTACAACCGGCGATGATAGTGTTAGATCGTAAACGCACCGGAGAAGCGGGGGTTAAATTTTGTCGTCAACTTCGCCAAAGCGGAAGTCGAGTGTATATCTTGATGTTAGTCGAACAAGAAACAGTAGAAGAACGGGTTGCTTGTTTAGAGGCCGGAGCAGATGATTATTTATTAAACTCTAATCAATTAGATCCCTTAAGAGAGCGAGTACATTTTTATTTACAACCCACCCCAACGGTTAAAGAGCAACTTCGTTTTGCAGAGATGGTTTTAGATCTGTCTACCCGTCGTCTTTTGATTAATGATAAAGAAATTGATCTGACGATGAAGGAATTTGAACTGTTAAAATATCTGATGTCTCATCCTAGAGAAGTGCTGACGAGAGAACAAATCCTAGAAAATGTCTGGGGTTTTGATTTTCGCGGTGAGTCTAATGTGATTGAAGTTTATGTCCGTTATCTCCGACTGAAAATGGAAAATGAAGGACAAAAACGATTAATCCATACTGTTCGCGGGGTTGGGTATGTTTTGCGAGAAACTTAA
- a CDS encoding DUF192 domain-containing protein produces MIINPKFILILFLGVTLFSCSPTPSINPDSTPLKETQNPFNPSEGQMLPISAKAIMKGETIELEVAKTPQQQALGLMYRTELPKNRGMFFPFSEARYAKFWMKNVAISLDMIFLKDGTIQAIFADVPPCQSDPCPVYGPATLVDGVIELPGGRAAELGLEPGDRITLEFLNTP; encoded by the coding sequence ATGATAATTAATCCAAAATTCATTTTAATCTTATTCTTGGGAGTGACTTTGTTCAGTTGTTCTCCTACTCCTTCGATTAACCCTGACTCTACTCCTTTAAAAGAGACTCAAAATCCATTTAATCCCTCTGAAGGTCAAATGTTACCGATTAGTGCTAAGGCAATTATGAAGGGTGAAACTATTGAATTAGAAGTTGCCAAAACTCCACAACAACAAGCTTTAGGATTGATGTATAGAACTGAATTACCTAAAAATCGGGGAATGTTCTTTCCTTTTTCAGAAGCGCGTTATGCTAAGTTTTGGATGAAAAATGTGGCTATTTCTTTAGATATGATCTTTTTAAAAGATGGTACTATTCAAGCTATTTTTGCTGATGTCCCTCCCTGTCAATCCGATCCCTGTCCGGTTTATGGCCCTGCTACTCTCGTTGATGGGGTGATAGAACTACCCGGAGGCCGGGCGGCAGAATTAGGGTTAGAACCGGGCGATCGCATCACCTTAGAATTTTTAAACACTCCTTAA
- a CDS encoding DUF2949 domain-containing protein, which translates to MSNTTYSQFLRFLQDELALSTDSLAIAERSVKQHQGPLPMILWQYGLITLEELDRIYDWLEKI; encoded by the coding sequence ATGTCAAATACAACTTACTCCCAATTTTTACGCTTTTTACAAGATGAATTAGCTTTGTCCACCGATTCATTAGCCATTGCTGAACGTTCTGTTAAACAACATCAAGGGCCATTACCGATGATTCTCTGGCAATATGGTTTGATTACTCTTGAAGAATTAGACCGGATCTACGATTGGTTAGAAAAGATTTAA
- a CDS encoding ABC transporter permease produces the protein MDIFESLKIATSTLLANKLRTGLTMLGIIIGNASVVTMIGLGQGAKQLALDQFSNLGPNTLFVVPGSSEARQNTLDLPKTLVLSDAIAIDKQVPTVSAVAPEINRRELAAFSNRNMPAQIVGTTPEYATVRKSNVEIGRFINEIDLQRYKRVAVLGSAIAEELFNSQIPIGKEIKIRNISFEVIGVLEEKGSSFGQNQDEVIVIPLPTMVNQLIGKTSPYGIELTWINVMAKDENSVRAAQFQIENLLRLRHKIVGEDDFGVENPKQYLEMFQTIMTGLTFMLAAIAAISLVVGGIGVMNIMLVSVTERTQEIGLRKAIGAREQDILLQFLIEAIIVSCTGGLIGIVIGMGAIGLIASLSPLTAIVSPTAVIISFGVSGGIGLFFGVVPAHRAAKLDPIVALRSA, from the coding sequence ATGGACATTTTTGAAAGTTTAAAAATAGCTACCTCGACTTTATTAGCCAATAAATTGCGGACTGGCTTAACCATGTTAGGAATTATCATTGGTAATGCGTCTGTTGTTACCATGATTGGATTGGGACAAGGTGCAAAACAACTCGCCTTAGACCAATTTTCTAACCTCGGCCCTAATACCTTATTTGTTGTTCCCGGTTCTAGTGAAGCGCGTCAAAATACCCTTGATTTACCCAAAACATTAGTCCTGTCCGATGCGATCGCTATTGACAAACAAGTTCCTACGGTTAGCGCAGTTGCTCCTGAAATTAACCGTCGAGAACTCGCGGCTTTTTCTAATAGAAATATGCCGGCTCAAATCGTGGGAACTACCCCAGAATATGCTACAGTTAGAAAGTCTAATGTAGAAATCGGTCGATTTATTAATGAGATTGATTTACAACGTTATAAGCGAGTTGCCGTATTAGGATCAGCCATAGCCGAGGAATTATTTAACAGTCAAATTCCCATCGGAAAAGAAATTAAAATTAGAAATATTAGTTTTGAAGTCATTGGGGTTTTGGAAGAAAAAGGCTCATCGTTTGGACAAAATCAAGATGAGGTTATTGTTATTCCCCTACCGACAATGGTCAATCAATTAATCGGAAAAACCTCTCCCTATGGGATTGAATTGACCTGGATTAATGTCATGGCCAAAGATGAAAATAGTGTCCGCGCCGCTCAATTTCAAATCGAAAATTTACTGCGTCTGCGTCATAAAATTGTTGGGGAAGATGATTTTGGAGTCGAGAATCCTAAACAATATTTAGAAATGTTTCAGACCATTATGACCGGATTAACCTTTATGTTAGCGGCGATCGCTGCCATTTCTTTGGTGGTGGGGGGAATCGGAGTTATGAATATTATGTTAGTTTCTGTCACCGAACGAACTCAAGAAATTGGCTTACGTAAAGCTATTGGCGCGAGAGAACAAGATATTTTACTACAATTTTTAATCGAAGCTATTATTGTCTCTTGTACGGGAGGATTGATTGGAATTGTTATCGGTATGGGAGCGATCGGATTAATCGCCTCATTATCTCCTTTAACGGCTATTGTTTCACCGACTGCTGTTATCATTTCTTTTGGGGTTTCTGGAGGAATAGGACTATTTTTTGGCGTTGTTCCCGCTCATCGCGCCGCCAAACTCGATCCCATTGTTGCCCTGAGAAGCGCTTAA
- a CDS encoding efflux RND transporter periplasmic adaptor subunit, translating into MDIPTSGKSNRPLIWILALMTGGAILLGTYIYKMVENPAPETDLTKLTQVAQRETLSVKIESSGTVEPIESVNISPKNQGRLVKLLVDQGMRVKRGQVLAVMENAEIQAQGYQAQARLVEAEANFKAAQVRIPGEIAQAKARLAQAQARFGQAQASLRQSQESIPRDIEQARAQLRAVESRYQLAEARVKRNQSLAEQGAITEDDFDAVVNDYLNAKASLLEAVQRLEQFKYTANPEIAQLQQDVVEAQAAVGEAQIALEQREKTAEAEIAQLGAAVQAAKGALEEVKIQFNDTVIRAPFEGIITQRYASEGAFVTPTTSASSTASATSSSILAMARGLKVVAKVPEVDLSLLQTGQPATIIADAFPNEVFKGQVVRIAPEAIIEQNVTSFEVTIALLTGQEKLLSKMNVDVNFLGQQINDALVVPTVAIVTQEGQTGVYVPDEENKPKFQAVDIGLVLDDKTQILSGLNQGERVFIDLPEQPEKKDKDQ; encoded by the coding sequence ATGGACATTCCCACCTCTGGCAAATCAAACCGTCCCTTAATCTGGATTCTCGCCCTCATGACGGGTGGAGCGATTCTCTTGGGGACATACATTTACAAAATGGTTGAAAATCCTGCCCCCGAAACCGATCTCACTAAGCTCACTCAAGTGGCTCAACGAGAAACTTTATCGGTCAAAATTGAATCGAGTGGAACAGTTGAACCGATAGAAAGTGTCAACATTAGCCCCAAAAATCAAGGTCGTCTGGTCAAATTATTGGTCGATCAAGGAATGCGAGTCAAACGGGGGCAAGTGTTAGCCGTCATGGAAAATGCGGAGATCCAAGCTCAGGGTTATCAAGCCCAAGCTCGTTTAGTTGAAGCCGAAGCCAATTTTAAAGCCGCTCAAGTGAGAATTCCGGGAGAAATTGCCCAAGCTAAAGCGCGTCTAGCCCAAGCTCAAGCCCGTTTCGGCCAAGCTCAAGCCAGCTTACGACAGTCTCAAGAAAGTATTCCTAGAGATATTGAACAAGCTAGAGCGCAACTGCGGGCGGTAGAGTCTCGTTATCAGTTGGCAGAAGCTCGCGTCAAACGAAATCAATCTTTAGCCGAGCAAGGGGCAATTACAGAAGATGATTTTGATGCGGTTGTCAATGACTATCTCAATGCTAAAGCGAGTCTTCTCGAAGCCGTACAACGTCTTGAACAATTTAAATACACTGCCAACCCAGAAATTGCTCAACTGCAACAAGATGTTGTAGAAGCACAAGCCGCCGTAGGTGAAGCTCAAATTGCCCTAGAACAACGAGAAAAAACAGCCGAAGCCGAAATCGCTCAATTAGGGGCGGCGGTTCAAGCGGCTAAGGGGGCACTCGAAGAAGTTAAAATCCAATTTAACGATACGGTGATTCGCGCTCCTTTTGAGGGAATTATCACCCAACGCTATGCCAGTGAGGGAGCTTTCGTTACCCCAACTACTTCCGCCTCTAGTACCGCCAGTGCCACATCTAGCTCAATTTTAGCCATGGCCAGGGGATTAAAAGTCGTGGCTAAAGTCCCTGAAGTAGATTTAAGTCTGTTACAAACCGGACAACCGGCCACCATTATCGCCGATGCTTTTCCCAATGAAGTGTTTAAAGGGCAGGTGGTTCGGATTGCACCAGAGGCCATCATTGAGCAGAATGTCACCTCCTTTGAAGTAACGATCGCTTTATTGACGGGTCAAGAGAAACTTTTGTCTAAAATGAATGTGGATGTCAATTTTTTAGGTCAACAAATCAATGATGCTTTAGTTGTGCCTACGGTAGCCATTGTGACTCAAGAAGGCCAAACTGGGGTTTATGTCCCTGATGAAGAAAATAAACCTAAGTTTCAAGCCGTAGATATTGGCTTAGTTTTGGATGATAAAACCCAAATTTTATCCGGATTAAATCAAGGCGAACGGGTATTTATTGATTTACCTGAACAACCCGAAAAAAAAGATAAAGATCAGTAA
- a CDS encoding tetratricopeptide repeat protein encodes MPKYHRLFSFLVCVGLSSVGLPVFGQALLPYSPKLDPEKIEQQGLELAEDAIQLVRFQQPEAALSRAKLSTQLAPGHFQTWFILGTLYLQQEEVDQGIEALNRALTLEPKEPGIFFTLGSAYFQKGEYQTAISEIQKGLKLKPDTPAALFDLGNSYYKLDKHSQAISSYEKAISLDKEFWPALNNIGLIKYEQGKMAEALKYWQSALTIDKEQAEPKLAIAVATYAQGQTQEGLKLAESALLLDSRYADLKFLEENLWGQRLLQDTQALLNTPQMQQLIVRLQVDSTSQSP; translated from the coding sequence GTGCCTAAATATCATCGCTTATTTTCTTTTTTAGTTTGTGTTGGGTTGTCTAGTGTAGGGTTGCCTGTCTTTGGACAAGCTTTATTACCCTATAGCCCCAAACTCGACCCCGAAAAAATCGAACAGCAAGGCTTAGAATTAGCAGAAGATGCAATTCAACTGGTGCGGTTTCAGCAACCGGAAGCCGCCCTTTCTAGAGCCAAGTTATCCACCCAACTCGCTCCGGGTCATTTTCAAACCTGGTTTATCCTAGGGACTCTCTATCTCCAACAAGAAGAAGTAGACCAAGGGATTGAAGCCCTTAACCGTGCCCTAACCTTAGAGCCAAAAGAACCCGGAATTTTCTTTACCCTAGGAAGTGCCTACTTTCAAAAAGGAGAGTATCAAACCGCCATTAGCGAGATCCAAAAGGGATTAAAACTTAAGCCCGATACTCCCGCCGCTCTGTTTGATTTAGGCAATTCTTATTATAAATTAGACAAACATTCTCAGGCTATTTCTTCTTATGAAAAAGCTATCTCTCTAGACAAAGAATTTTGGCCGGCTCTTAATAATATCGGCTTGATTAAATATGAACAGGGAAAGATGGCCGAAGCTTTAAAATATTGGCAATCTGCCTTAACTATTGATAAAGAACAAGCTGAACCTAAATTAGCGATTGCTGTTGCCACTTATGCCCAAGGACAAACTCAAGAGGGACTAAAACTCGCTGAATCAGCCTTGTTGTTAGACAGTCGCTATGCGGACTTAAAATTTTTAGAAGAGAATCTTTGGGGACAACGATTATTGCAAGACACCCAAGCTTTATTAAACACTCCCCAAATGCAACAACTTATTGTTCGTCTTCAAGTCGACTCGACTTCTCAATCTCCTTAA
- a CDS encoding response regulator: MTTVLIVEDDPINFRVFAKILTKRGGLEVKGSEDVEEIIQIAQEKQADIILMDVSLSHSVYQGKAVDGIKITQMLKSDPTTAHMPIILVTAHAMEGDREYFLTQSGADGYISKPVIDHQQFINQILETIAKSQENN; the protein is encoded by the coding sequence ATGACAACCGTTTTGATTGTAGAAGACGATCCCATCAATTTTCGGGTATTTGCCAAAATTCTCACCAAACGAGGTGGCTTAGAAGTTAAAGGCAGTGAGGATGTGGAAGAAATCATCCAAATTGCTCAAGAAAAACAGGCTGATATTATTTTAATGGATGTTTCTCTATCTCATAGTGTTTATCAGGGCAAAGCCGTCGATGGAATCAAAATTACCCAAATGCTTAAAAGCGATCCAACGACTGCCCATATGCCGATTATTTTAGTCACTGCCCATGCTATGGAAGGCGATCGAGAATATTTCTTGACTCAAAGCGGGGCTGATGGTTATATTTCCAAACCTGTGATCGATCATCAACAATTTATTAACCAAATTTTAGAAACCATTGCTAAGAGTCAAGAGAATAATTAA